From the genome of Streptomyces sp. V2I9:
AATGGCGGCAGTACGCCGAACGTTCGGCCTCCCGCACCCCGGAGGAGTGGCAGGCCGTCGCCGACGCCGTCGGCGCTCTCGACCGGGCCCTCGGGGAGGCGATGGACGCCGGTGTGGCCCCCGGCAGCCCGGAAGCCCATCGCCTCGTCGAGCGGCACCGCGACGTCTTCGCTGCGAACTTCCCCCTCACCAGGGAGATGCAGGTCTGCCTCGCCCGCATGTACGAGGACGATCCGGGGTTCGCCGCCCACTACGACGGCATCCGCCCCGGCCTCGCCACCTGGTTCCGCCACCTCGTCGACGCCGACGCCCGCGCCCACGGCCTCGACCCGGACACCGCGACCTGGGACGGGGGAGCAGCCTGACGGGCTCGCCGCGTGCTGATCCACCGGGCAGCGCGGGGCAGCCCGTAGGGGTGCATGCAGCACGATGCATCAACTCCGCGGCCAGGCACGGAGATCGGCCGACTCCGGGCGGGGGGCCTCGGTCGGCCGGCATCTCCCGCTGCTGACCACTGGAGCGGCACCGCCAGATCCCATCTGCGCACTGCTCTCCCAACCGCTCCGGGTACGAGTCGTATCTACCGATCGGCAGACATGGATCGATGAAATTCCGCTGAGCGTGCGTGAGTTGCCTACGCGCCGCAACCGCAGTCCCATCGATTACCACCCCGTGAAACCGAGTGCTGGCTGAAACATTCTCGACGTACGGCTGCGACGTTCGGCGGCGAGTCTTGTTCAGCGGCGGAGCAGGGGGATTTGCCTCCGCTCGGCCGCCTGTGTGAGGAGGTGCCGGCACGACCAGATGGCTGCTGCATCGCTTCAAGGACAGACAAATGTGCCGTTTCCCGCCGAAGAGGTGTAGATCATCTTGCGGTATGTGACCATCCCATCGATTGCAGCCGGAATCAGCGTCGCCGCCTCGCTGATTTCCCTGGCAGCCGTTCCCGCCGATGCAGCTTCACGTGTCACCCCGGACCGCGTGAAGTGGGAACTCTGCCGGGATGCGGCGGCGGACTGGAATCGCAACGACAGCCGCAGCGAATGCGCGCTCATTCCCGTTCCGGTGGATTACGCCAAGCCTGCGGGCAGAAAAATCAACATCGCTGTGAGCAGGGTCAAGGCCACCGGAAAGCGCACGGGGGCCCTGTTCGGCAACCCCGGGGGGCCCGGCCTGGCCGGTACCCCGTCCCCGTACGGCCTGCTCAGCAGCCAGCTGGCACCGATGAACAAGGAACTGGACTTCATCGGTATCGATACGCGGGGTACGGGCTACAGCGCCCAGATCTCCTGCGATACACCCGAATTCCAGGAGCAGGAGGGGGAGAGCGAGAGGGAGGCCTTCGAGCGTCAGGCGGAGGCGAAGCGCACATGCATCGCCAAGGACCGGGAGCTGGCGCTCTCCATCAGCATGGAAAACGCGTCCCGAGACATGGACCACATCCGGCAGGTGCTGGGCTTCCGCAAGCTGAACTTCTATGGAAATTCCGGCGGATCGGCGCTGGGCGCGGTCTACCGCTCCATGTTCGACAGCCGTGTCGACCGGATGTGGCTGGACTCGATCATGTCCCCGGTCGGCCAGAACGCAGCGATCACCGCAGAAGTCGCGCAATACCATGCCGGGTACCGGCGGTTCTTCGAATGGCTGGCCGGCAAGGATTCGACGTACCACTTCGGGAACTCGCCCAAGAAGGTCGAATCTGCGCTGAAGACATTGCAGGCGAAGGTGGGACGGGACAAGTTCGCCACCTTCCTCGATCCCAACCTGGAAGCCATACCGGACCGGTGGGAGCGATCTGCCGCAAAGCTGCTGGAGCTACAGGATGAGGGGACAGGCAAGGTCGTCCCCCAGCAGAAGGATAGGAAACGGAAGTCCTTTGGCTTGGGGGAGATGGGGCGCAATTATGGGTTCACCCATGATGCCTTCATGTGCAACGCGAGCGCCGATGGCCGTACCTATTCCGATCTCGTCAGAATGAGGAAAGAGCGGCAGGCGAAGTACCCGTTTTCTGCGGACTTCAACGACCAATCCATCACGTACTGCGCCGGCTGGCCGGCGGGCAAGCCGTGGGACCTGAAGCCCGGCAAGAGCCAGTTGCAGCTGTCCGGCCACAAGTTCGAGATCGTCACGCCTTACGTGTGGGCAAAGATGATGCACAAGAAGATCGGCGGATCGCTGCTGACCGTCACGGATGCGACGCATTCCACCATGAAGTCCAAAGAACTCGCATGCGGCTCCAAGGTGGTGGACTTCTTCCGGGACGGCACGCCGGCGAAGGGCAGCTGCCCCGGTTTCCCCGCCGAGCAGACCGGTCCCCCGGGACCTGCCGGCGATCTGGCGGGGACCGTGAAGCTCCCGAACTGCTCCGCTTCACTGGTCCGCCCCCGCACCGCCCGCGACGAGGACAAGGCGCTGCTGCTCACGAACGGGCACTGCCACCCCGAGGGACGGCCGAAGCCGGGTGAAGTGATCACCGGACAGGGCGCCCCGATCGAAGGCAGCGTGCTGAGCCCGGCGGGCCGTGAACTCGGCCCGGTGACGGGACGGGTTCTCTACGCGACGATGACCGGAACCGACATCACGCTGGCACAGCTGGATTCCACGTACGCAGACATCCGGCAGAAGTACAAGATCGAGGCGTTCCCGTTGGCTTCGGCCGGTCCTGTCGCCGGGCAGAAGATCAAGGTGGCATCGAGTCTTCTGGAGAGTGTCTGGTCCTGCCAGGCCGAGGCTGTGATTCCGACGCTCAAGGAAGGCGACTACACGTCGTCCCAGGCGATCCGGTACGCGAAGGAATGCACTACCCAGCCCGGAAGCTCGGGTTCAGCCGTCGTCGATGCCGCGACCGGGGAGCTCGTCGCGGTGAACAGCACCAGCAACCGTGACGGCAAGCAGTGCGAACTGAACAACCCGTGCGAGATCGACGAGACGGGCACCACGGTCCGCCAGGGACGTGGATATGCCACCCAGACCGCGGCGATCGCCGCATGCGTCGGCGCCGGCAACACCATCGACCTCACGCGCCAGGAGTGCACCCTGCCCAAGCCCTGACCCGGTCCGGTCTCCTTCCGCGCGTCTGCCCCACGGTCCTCTCCCGGACGACCGTGGGGCAGACGCGCGGTCAGGAAGGCGGCTGCCCTTCGCCGGTACCGGCTCTTGCGCCTGTGTCGGTGGTCCGGTTCGTCGCCGTCCACCACGCGACCACCCGGGTGGCCATCGTCTCCGGCCGGGAGCCCGAGGGGTCCATGCCGAAGTGGTCCACCAGCTCGTGGTGCAGGTAGCCGGCGATCTCCGTCCGACCGGCACCGTTCCGGAGCCGCTGGAGCAGCGGGAGGATCATGCAGTCGTACTCGTCCGGCACCTCGTCGGCCACGCCGATCGGGTCCCACGCGTTGAGCAGATCCCGCAGGCCCTTCTCGGCGTTGTCTCTTCCTGTTCGCATCGGTCCAGGGTGCCAGCCGGGGCCCCGTGGTCGCGCACCGTCCCTCGGCCGGACCAGCAGGACGCCCCACCGTGCACCGCACGGTGGGGCGTCGTTGCGACGGCGTCGGTCAGACGGTGGGGGTGAATCCGCCGGTCTTGACGCCGGTCACGAAGGAGGTGAACGCGGTGGCGGCGATGGTGAGCGCGGGGCCGTTCGGGTTCTTCGAGTCGCGTACGGGGACGGTGCCGGTGAGGGAGGCGTTACGCGGGGCCCACTCGACGCACGAACCGCCGTTGCCGCTGTAGGAGGACTTGACCCACTGCTGGGTCGTGGATTCGCTCGTCACGGGGTGCCCTTTCGATGCTGGCGGACCATGTCCACGGTCTCTGCCTGGGACAGAGACACGGCCTGCAATTGATGGTAGCCCCTCATCACCGGTAGGACGGGGCTGAGTTCACGGTCCAAATGGCCCTGCGTCTCGGACTCGACATAGGAGACCAGGGACCGGTCCGGGAGCGTCAGCAGATTCACCAGCCGGTTGAAGGGCCGGTGTTCGCCGATGCTGAACGGGGCGATCTGCAACATGGTGTGAGGCTGCGCGGCGAAGTCGATCAGATGTTGCAACTGGGCTTCCATCACGGCGGGCCCGCCGACCGGCCGAAGGATGCAGCTTTCGTCCAGCACCGCGATGATCATCGGCGGCGTGGGGTGGATCAGAGCCTTCTGGCGCTCCATCAACAACGCCAGGCGCTGCTCGGCCTGTTCGGGGGTGATGACACCCCGGGCGACGGCCGCGTTGTCCAGTGCCTGCGCGTACGCGCGGGTCTGCAGCAGCCCTGGGATCACGCCGACCTCGAAGAGCCTGATCTCCGCCGCCCCGCCCTCCAGAGCCACGTATTCCGGGAAGCCCTGCACGAGCACGCCTTGTTTGATCTTGAGCCATTCCCGCTCGAACGAATCGACGGTCTCGGTGAAACCGAAGGCGACATCGATGGCGATCGAGAAGGGGCGGGTTGGCGACTTGGTACAGGTTTCCACCCCGGAAATGTGGCGTCCCGAGTACCCGGAACGTAAGCCGAGGTCGTCCTGCTTCCAGCCTCGGGCCTCTCGCGCACTGCGCAGTCGCGCACCGTACGCGGCCTCCGGGCTCGCGTCGGGGTTGAGTTCCCTCCGGTTGACCAACGTACCCCCCAGGTTTGAAACGTTGATGGCGAGGCTCACGCTAGGCCACTCTGTGTCGCCCCGGTAGCCGATCGGCTACAGAGAGGAGCGAACGGTGTACGGCGAGAACGTCAGCCCGAATGCGGAGCACCCTCCGGACCAGCCCTTATGCGAGCCTCCGTGCCAGCCGCCGCCCCTTCCGGTCGCTCCGACCGCCCCGGCCGTCCCGGCGCGCGGGGACCTCCTGGCGGACACGAGTCGTGACGACCGGGTCGGAGAGTTCCGGGGGATCGCCGGCCCCTACTGGTCGCTCCGGCCGGTTGGCGGCGGGCGCGAGTGGGAGGTCGAGCCCCGGTTCGTACGGCCCGCGTTGCTCATGGAGCAGCTTCGGGCCCGTACCGCGTGGCTCAACGCCCGCAGCCGGGGAGAGGTTCTGTGAACGGGCCGGACTCCGGGTTCCCTGCGCCCCTTGCCGTGCACCGCGCGGTGCGCCCGCCCTCGGTCCGTACGGAAGGTGGCTGAGCCGTGCTGCAATGCACCGCCGTAACCGAAATTCCCTACGCCGAGGCCCTGTTGAGGCTCGCCACCATGGAGGGAGGGCCGGCGCGTCCGTCCGACTTCGTGGAGCAGGACGACTTCGTCCTGTGCGAGCTGGGCGATCACGGCGAGTCGGTCGAGCACGCCGCGCATCTGTGGGTGGTGGACACCCCGGACGACCAGGAGCTGTGGTTCCGCTGGTCGGGGGACGGGGCCCACCGCGTCCACCGGCTCGACGTGCTGCCCGTGTGCCCCGCCATGCTCCACGTGCTGGCGACCGGGGCGGTCACGCCGTGCGCGTTCTTCGACCATCACCCCGGCCCGCACTCCTTCTCCGTGACCGACCCGCTCGGCGACCTGATCGCGGACCACGCACCCGGTCCGCCCGGCCTCCCCGACGACCCCGACAGCGACGCGCCGTGACGGCCACCGG
Proteins encoded in this window:
- a CDS encoding alpha/beta fold hydrolase → MTIPSIAAGISVAASLISLAAVPADAASRVTPDRVKWELCRDAAADWNRNDSRSECALIPVPVDYAKPAGRKINIAVSRVKATGKRTGALFGNPGGPGLAGTPSPYGLLSSQLAPMNKELDFIGIDTRGTGYSAQISCDTPEFQEQEGESEREAFERQAEAKRTCIAKDRELALSISMENASRDMDHIRQVLGFRKLNFYGNSGGSALGAVYRSMFDSRVDRMWLDSIMSPVGQNAAITAEVAQYHAGYRRFFEWLAGKDSTYHFGNSPKKVESALKTLQAKVGRDKFATFLDPNLEAIPDRWERSAAKLLELQDEGTGKVVPQQKDRKRKSFGLGEMGRNYGFTHDAFMCNASADGRTYSDLVRMRKERQAKYPFSADFNDQSITYCAGWPAGKPWDLKPGKSQLQLSGHKFEIVTPYVWAKMMHKKIGGSLLTVTDATHSTMKSKELACGSKVVDFFRDGTPAKGSCPGFPAEQTGPPGPAGDLAGTVKLPNCSASLVRPRTARDEDKALLLTNGHCHPEGRPKPGEVITGQGAPIEGSVLSPAGRELGPVTGRVLYATMTGTDITLAQLDSTYADIRQKYKIEAFPLASAGPVAGQKIKVASSLLESVWSCQAEAVIPTLKEGDYTSSQAIRYAKECTTQPGSSGSAVVDAATGELVAVNSTSNRDGKQCELNNPCEIDETGTTVRQGRGYATQTAAIAACVGAGNTIDLTRQECTLPKP
- a CDS encoding DUF397 domain-containing protein codes for the protein MTSESTTQQWVKSSYSGNGGSCVEWAPRNASLTGTVPVRDSKNPNGPALTIAATAFTSFVTGVKTGGFTPTV
- a CDS encoding Scr1 family TA system antitoxin-like transcriptional regulator, yielding MVNRRELNPDASPEAAYGARLRSAREARGWKQDDLGLRSGYSGRHISGVETCTKSPTRPFSIAIDVAFGFTETVDSFEREWLKIKQGVLVQGFPEYVALEGGAAEIRLFEVGVIPGLLQTRAYAQALDNAAVARGVITPEQAEQRLALLMERQKALIHPTPPMIIAVLDESCILRPVGGPAVMEAQLQHLIDFAAQPHTMLQIAPFSIGEHRPFNRLVNLLTLPDRSLVSYVESETQGHLDRELSPVLPVMRGYHQLQAVSLSQAETVDMVRQHRKGTP